One genomic window of Spirochaetae bacterium HGW-Spirochaetae-1 includes the following:
- a CDS encoding iron ABC transporter ATP-binding protein translates to MTVLEVSNGHFSYGSRSIFSGINLKLREGEIVILFGPNGCGKTTLLDCILGIHSLEEGEIRVYGKTIADYRPHELARRMAYVPQIHERTFPYLVREVVLMGRTAYITPFSGPSREDHLLAQEALKDVGIESLQDRLYTQLSGGEVQLVMLARALAQRSPIIIMDEPASHLDFRHEIMLLEKIASLARVRGLSFIIATHSPNHAFYFENNGIPTTMAIMNEEKIFALGSPRSVLTEETMMKIFRVESKILSYRQASKKAGAIIALATAADDNDGE, encoded by the coding sequence ATGACGGTCCTTGAAGTAAGCAATGGACATTTTTCATACGGCAGCCGCAGTATCTTTTCCGGCATCAACCTGAAACTGCGCGAAGGCGAAATAGTCATACTCTTCGGTCCCAATGGCTGCGGCAAGACAACCCTTCTCGACTGCATCCTGGGAATTCATTCCCTCGAAGAGGGTGAAATACGCGTCTACGGTAAAACTATAGCGGATTACCGTCCCCATGAACTGGCGCGCCGCATGGCCTATGTGCCGCAGATACACGAGCGCACCTTCCCCTACCTGGTCCGCGAAGTGGTTCTCATGGGAAGAACGGCCTATATCACCCCTTTCAGCGGCCCGTCCCGTGAAGATCACCTGCTCGCGCAGGAGGCCCTGAAGGACGTGGGAATCGAGTCGCTGCAGGACAGGCTTTACACACAGCTGAGCGGCGGCGAGGTACAGCTGGTTATGCTGGCGCGGGCCCTGGCCCAGCGGTCGCCCATTATCATCATGGATGAGCCGGCTTCGCACCTGGACTTCCGGCACGAGATAATGCTCCTGGAAAAAATCGCCTCCCTGGCGAGAGTACGGGGCCTTTCCTTTATCATCGCGACCCATTCTCCGAACCATGCCTTCTATTTCGAGAATAACGGCATTCCCACGACCATGGCAATCATGAACGAAGAAAAAATCTTCGCCCTGGGCAGTCCCCGTTCCGTCCTCACCGAAGAGACCATGATGAAAATATTCAGGGTAGAATCAAAGATTCTCTCCTATCGGCAGGCAAGCAAAAAGGCCGGTGCCATCATCGCCCTGGCCACGGCTGCCGATGACAATGACGGGGAATAA
- a CDS encoding ABC transporter permease yields MTARKKKILKKAGVTVLLVAAPLACIVLSLFLGRYPIHYTEVFPLIWSIISRGPDVAASIQSSIIWEIRLPRAFLGALVGASLAASGTALQGLFRNPLVSSGMLGVSSGAGFGAALAIIMFKSTAAIYICAFIFGILAVILSYLVGKIYNSAPTIMLVLGGVIISSIFSAMISFLKFLADPYEDLPSIVFWLMGSLASIQGHDVLAASIPMLGGIMGLMLIRWRINVLSMGEREAKTLGINVNLNRAAIIVFTTIATAGAVCISGIIGWVGLVIPHMGRMIAGNDNRILMPVSISLGACFMVIIDNIARNISGGEIPLGILTSLIGGPFFIYLLRRTRGGGW; encoded by the coding sequence ATGACCGCCAGGAAAAAGAAAATTCTCAAGAAGGCCGGTGTCACCGTTCTTCTTGTTGCAGCTCCTCTTGCCTGCATAGTGCTCTCCCTTTTCCTGGGAAGATACCCCATACATTACACTGAAGTTTTTCCCCTTATCTGGAGCATAATCTCCCGTGGACCCGACGTGGCAGCTTCCATCCAGAGTTCCATCATCTGGGAGATACGGCTCCCCCGGGCCTTCCTGGGCGCCCTGGTAGGCGCAAGCCTGGCTGCCAGCGGCACAGCACTCCAGGGGCTCTTCCGCAATCCCCTGGTGAGCTCCGGTATGCTGGGCGTCAGTTCCGGGGCCGGTTTCGGCGCAGCCCTGGCCATCATCATGTTCAAAAGCACGGCCGCCATATATATCTGCGCCTTTATCTTTGGAATCTTGGCCGTCATCTTAAGCTACCTGGTGGGGAAAATTTACAACAGCGCACCGACCATCATGCTGGTCCTGGGCGGAGTGATAATATCATCGATATTTTCCGCCATGATTTCATTCCTCAAGTTTCTGGCCGACCCCTATGAAGATCTTCCCTCCATCGTATTCTGGCTCATGGGGAGCCTGGCCTCGATTCAGGGTCATGACGTACTGGCGGCGTCGATTCCCATGCTGGGCGGTATCATGGGCCTCATGCTCATTCGCTGGCGCATCAACGTTCTCTCCATGGGGGAACGGGAGGCCAAAACCCTGGGAATCAACGTGAACCTCAACCGCGCAGCAATAATTGTCTTCACAACTATCGCCACGGCCGGTGCAGTCTGCATCAGCGGCATCATAGGATGGGTTGGACTGGTGATCCCCCACATGGGAAGAATGATTGCCGGCAACGACAACCGTATTCTCATGCCCGTGAGTATTTCCCTGGGTGCCTGCTTCATGGTGATCATCGACAATATCGCCCGCAATATATCGGGCGGCGAGATTCCCCTGGGAATATTGACATCACTGATCGGGGGTCCCTTCTTCATCTATCTCCTGCGGAGAACGCGCGGCGGAGGATGGTAG
- a CDS encoding long-chain fatty acid--CoA ligase, which translates to MWQYEKPDNLVSWWEESVKKYGKNTLFWVKNTKGTLDSITYNEIGKRIDNARGGLAQLGIEKDDSVGIISTNRPEWVVLAYATYGRGARYIPMYEKELVQTWKYIITDSLVKVLIVSNQKIYEKVKHFIQEIPSLKRILIIDAEGEDSLKALEKAGQENPVAPVHPDAEDVAILIYTSGTTGDPKGVLLSHGNCTYCSRAGYRIYPDLNETQIGLSMLPWAHSYALSGELNNWIQFGGSLGFMEDVSTLLDDLKLVRPTYLISVPRVFNKIYDAIQNKMKETGGAKKKLFDAACATAKKKIALAQDGKSSFSVNLKFFFLDRLVFSKIRAGFGGRLTGALTASAVMNKEVGEFFYSIGIPTYDCYGLSETSPAVTMNAPDAWKIGSVGKVLEGQRIVLDKSVVEDGADDGEIVVYGPNVMKGYHNKPAETAQVMTPDGGFRTGDRGRFDAEGFLYITGRIKEQYKLENGKYVFPASIEEDIRLLPFVANAMVYGEGKAYNVCIVIPDFEMLGKWAVQNNLPADPEQLIKNKTVTDMIEKEITDQLKGKYGGYEIPKKYVFMTSDFTLENGMLTQTMKLKRHVVVKEYKDQIASLYK; encoded by the coding sequence ATGTGGCAATACGAAAAACCTGATAATCTCGTGAGCTGGTGGGAAGAGAGTGTTAAAAAATACGGTAAAAACACACTTTTCTGGGTCAAAAACACCAAAGGCACACTTGATTCCATTACGTACAATGAAATCGGCAAACGCATCGACAATGCCCGTGGCGGGTTGGCTCAATTAGGAATTGAAAAAGATGATTCCGTGGGCATCATTTCCACTAACAGGCCTGAATGGGTCGTTCTGGCCTATGCAACGTACGGCAGGGGTGCACGGTACATCCCCATGTACGAGAAAGAACTTGTTCAGACCTGGAAATATATCATTACTGACAGCTTAGTCAAGGTACTGATAGTATCGAACCAGAAAATTTATGAGAAGGTCAAGCATTTCATCCAGGAGATTCCCTCCCTGAAGCGCATTCTCATAATCGATGCCGAAGGCGAAGACAGCCTGAAGGCTCTGGAAAAAGCCGGTCAGGAAAACCCCGTAGCCCCCGTTCATCCCGATGCCGAAGATGTGGCGATTCTTATTTACACATCAGGAACCACGGGAGACCCCAAGGGAGTTCTTCTCTCACACGGCAACTGCACCTACTGCTCTCGGGCGGGATATAGAATCTATCCTGACCTGAATGAAACCCAGATCGGTCTCTCCATGCTTCCCTGGGCCCATTCCTATGCCCTGAGCGGAGAGCTCAACAACTGGATACAGTTCGGCGGTTCCCTGGGCTTCATGGAGGACGTATCCACTCTTCTCGATGACCTGAAGCTGGTGCGCCCCACCTATCTCATTTCAGTGCCTCGTGTTTTCAATAAGATTTATGATGCCATCCAGAACAAGATGAAAGAAACGGGAGGCGCTAAAAAGAAACTCTTTGATGCGGCGTGCGCCACGGCGAAGAAAAAAATAGCCCTGGCCCAGGACGGGAAAAGCAGTTTTTCCGTAAACCTGAAGTTCTTCTTTCTCGATAGGCTGGTTTTTTCAAAAATCAGAGCGGGATTCGGCGGGAGGCTCACAGGAGCACTTACGGCAAGTGCCGTTATGAACAAGGAAGTGGGCGAGTTCTTTTACAGCATCGGCATTCCCACATACGACTGTTATGGTCTGTCCGAAACATCGCCTGCCGTTACGATGAACGCGCCCGACGCCTGGAAGATCGGCAGCGTCGGCAAGGTTTTAGAGGGACAGCGCATCGTCCTGGACAAATCCGTTGTGGAAGACGGTGCCGATGACGGCGAGATAGTTGTATACGGTCCCAATGTCATGAAGGGATATCACAACAAGCCGGCGGAAACCGCCCAGGTCATGACTCCCGATGGAGGGTTCAGAACCGGTGACCGGGGCCGCTTCGACGCTGAAGGCTTCCTCTATATCACGGGACGCATCAAGGAACAGTACAAGCTGGAAAACGGGAAATATGTTTTCCCGGCCTCCATCGAGGAGGATATCCGCCTCCTCCCCTTCGTGGCAAACGCCATGGTTTACGGAGAAGGAAAAGCCTACAATGTCTGCATCGTTATCCCCGATTTTGAGATGCTGGGAAAATGGGCAGTGCAGAACAACCTTCCCGCTGATCCGGAACAGCTTATAAAAAACAAAACAGTTACGGATATGATCGAGAAGGAAATCACCGATCAGCTCAAAGGAAAATACGGCGGATATGAAATCCCCAAAAAATATGTTTTCATGACCAGTGATTTCACCCTGGAAAACGGCATGCTGACCCAGACTATGAAACTGAAGAGGCATGTGGTGGTCAAGGAATACAAGGATCAGATCGCTTCGCTTTACAAGTAA